Genomic DNA from Microbacterium sp. NC79:
GCCCCGAAAAGCAGGCGCTCGACGCCGCAACGCAGCGCCTTGCCGACCTGGAGAACCAGGCAGCAACGGGTGTCGTCACCGGAACCACGACAGACTCGGCAACGCTCACCGCCGCCCAGGCAAAGGTCGACGGCATTACAACGCAAATGACGACGCAGCAGGGCGTGATCGATCAGGCCCGCGCGATTTATCAGTGTGAACTCACGGGCGTTGGTGTCGGCGAGGTCGAAGGCTGCACCGGCATTTCCGGCGAGGGTGCCAGCTCTGACGCCGCGAAGTCACAGCTCGACCAGGCGCAGGCAACCTACGACGCGCTGGCAGGAGATCTCCGCGCGGCTAACGAAGAGCTCACCACGGCGCAGGAATCGAGCGCAGGAGCCACGAGCGCCAACGAGGATCGCAACCGGGAAGCCGCAAAGGCTCAGTTACCTGCCGCGCAGACGACCTATGACGCCGCACTTGCCGCCTACAACGAGCGTGCTGACGCTGTAGCGTCAGGCAACGCGGGCGCGAGCGGCCTGTTGAGCCAGATCACGGCACTTAACAGTCTCTCTGCGAAAGAGCCCACGCTCGGGTTCGCGCACTGGATGATCGCCGCGCTGTTCTTCATGATTGAACTGCTGCCCGTGCTCGTCAAGGTGCTTACCAGCCACGGTCAGCCTTCGCTGTACGAGGAGACGCTGGAGGCTCGCCGCCAGGTGGAGTCTGACCGGATGCGGGCGAACGCTTTCCGTGATCGGGCGGACATTGCAATCGGAACCACGGCACCAGTGAGCGCATAGCCCGCAAAATCTGAAACCACCACGAGCTCCTCGGCGCGATAAAGCGTTCGGGGAGCTCGTTTTTTCTGGCGGGGACGCCCGCGCCGGATGCTCTCTTGAGCGAACTCTTTTCGATGTCGGAACCCCGAGGTACATTCCTCGTGGAGGTCAGGATGACCGAAGAAGCCAGCGTCACCGACGACGCCGAAAGTCCCGCACCAGCGGCGCCACTGAGTGCCGCTGCGCATGCGCGCATGCGCAGCTTCTACGCGGTCTTGGTCAATACCGCGCTCGCCAACGTCACGTCGAGCTTTTTGTGGTTCGCGCTCGTGTTCTGGGTCTACCTCGAGACGAAGTCACTGCTCGCCTCCGGTGTGATCGGTGGCGCCTACATGCTGCTCGTTGCGGTGTTCGGCATGGTTTTTGGCGCGATCGTTGATCATCTGCGCAAGAAGACCGCGATGATCGTGTCGAGCCTCACGACTCTGACCACATACGCGATCGCAATGGGAATGTTCGCGCTGTTCTCCGAGGCGACGCTGCTCGATTGGCGCGGGCCCTGGTTTTGGATCTTTGTCACGATCGTGCTGGTGGGCAGCGTCGTCGAAAACATGCGCAATATCGCACTGTCCACCACCGTGACCCTGCTGGTTCCGGCCGACCGTCGTGACAAGGCGAACGGGCTGGTGGGCGCGGTGAGCGGCATCGCCTTTCTCGTGACGAGCGTGTTCTCTGGGCTCTCCGTCGGCCTCCTCGGCATGGGCGCCACCATCATGATCGCGGTCAGTGCGACGGCGGTGGCGCTGGTGCACCTGCTGCTGATTTCGATTCCGGAACCAACAAAGGTGAAAAGTGGCGAGGGGCGGGTGAACTTTCGCGGCGCCATCCCGGTCATCATGGCGGTGCCCGGGCTGCTTGCACTGTTGCTATTCACGACCTTCAACAACCTCGTGGGTGGCGTTTTCATGACGCTGATGGACCCGTACGGACTCACCCTCTTCCCCGTCGAAATCTGGGGCATCGTGTTGGGCGTGACCAGCATCGGATTCATCATTGGCGGTGGGTTGGTCGCAAAATTTGGCTTGGGAAAAAACCCGTTGCGCACGCTCCTGCTGGTCAATGTGGGTGTCGCAATCCTCGGGATGACCTTCACCACGCGCGAGTGGGCCTGGCTATACGTCGTGGGGCTGCTCATCTTCATGACCCTGATGCCAGCAGCAGAAGCCGCGGAGCAGACGATCTTGCAGCGGGTGATTCCGTATGAAAAACAGGGCAGAGTGTTCGGGTTCGCGATGACCGTCGAAGTGTCGGCCGCACCCATTACCGCGTTTCTCATCGGCCCCATTGCCGAGTTCATCATCGTGCCGTACATGAATAGCGATGCCGGGCAAGACACGTGGGGTTGGCTTCTCGGCGAGGGGGAAGCGCGCGGCATCGCTCTGGTCTTCGTGATCGCGAGCTTCATCATGCTGATCGCCGTGCTCCTCGCCTTCCTCTCGAAGCCATACCGAAACCTATCGAAGGCGTACGCCGAGACGCCGCCACCCGACCCAGCGACAGCCGCGCCCGACCCAGCGGCGCCGCCACCAGACCCAGCGACAGCCGCGCCCGACCCAGCGGCAGTCGCGCCCGACGGCGAAACTATGCCGGCACTCGCACAAAGCGATAACGTCAGAAAGTGACCGGCCCCCTCCTCATCCCCTCGCCCACGCCGAAGAAGAACCAAACGCGGCTGGGCCTCGTGTTGGCAATTGCCACAGCGCTGAGCTTCGGAACCTCAGGAGCCCTGGCAAAGGGATTCATCGATTCCGGCTGGACTCCCGGTTCCGTCGTGCTTGCCCGCATCTGGATCGCGGCGATCGCACTCGCCATTCCCACGCTCCTCGCGATGCGCGGCAAATGGGCAGTCATGCGCAAAGCCTGGCCGATCGTGCTGCTCTACGGTGCGCTTGCCGTCGCCGCGACACAGCTGTTCTACTTCCAGGCGGTCGTCACCATCGACGTGGGCATCGCGCTGCTGATTGAGTACACGGCGCCTGTGCTTGTCATTGTGTGGGTCTGGCTTCGCTCGCGGGTGCGTCCGTCGGGTGCCACCTTCATTGGCGCCGCCATCGCCCTCCTCGGCCTGGCTGTCATGCTCGACGTCTTCAGCGGCGTATCCGCAGACCCGGCTGGCGTGCTGTGGGCCTTTGGCGCGATGATTGGCGCCGCCGCCTACTTCATTCTGTCGGCACGACAAGACATCGGTATTCCACCGATCGCGCTCGCCGGCTTCGGGCTT
This window encodes:
- a CDS encoding MFS transporter, encoding MRSFYAVLVNTALANVTSSFLWFALVFWVYLETKSLLASGVIGGAYMLLVAVFGMVFGAIVDHLRKKTAMIVSSLTTLTTYAIAMGMFALFSEATLLDWRGPWFWIFVTIVLVGSVVENMRNIALSTTVTLLVPADRRDKANGLVGAVSGIAFLVTSVFSGLSVGLLGMGATIMIAVSATAVALVHLLLISIPEPTKVKSGEGRVNFRGAIPVIMAVPGLLALLLFTTFNNLVGGVFMTLMDPYGLTLFPVEIWGIVLGVTSIGFIIGGGLVAKFGLGKNPLRTLLLVNVGVAILGMTFTTREWAWLYVVGLLIFMTLMPAAEAAEQTILQRVIPYEKQGRVFGFAMTVEVSAAPITAFLIGPIAEFIIVPYMNSDAGQDTWGWLLGEGEARGIALVFVIASFIMLIAVLLAFLSKPYRNLSKAYAETPPPDPATAAPDPAAPPPDPATAAPDPAAVAPDGETMPALAQSDNVRK
- a CDS encoding DMT family transporter, with the translated sequence MTGPLLIPSPTPKKNQTRLGLVLAIATALSFGTSGALAKGFIDSGWTPGSVVLARIWIAAIALAIPTLLAMRGKWAVMRKAWPIVLLYGALAVAATQLFYFQAVVTIDVGIALLIEYTAPVLVIVWVWLRSRVRPSGATFIGAAIALLGLAVMLDVFSGVSADPAGVLWAFGAMIGAAAYFILSARQDIGIPPIALAGFGLFVGGAGLGIAGLVGILPLNASADPVTYVFGSVPFWIPLLALGLVSAAIAYVLGIVSTRMLGSRLASFVALSEVVAAVLYGWLLVGQVPGLFEIIGGALILVGVVIVKLGEKEVDALA